From one Shewanella sp. GD04112 genomic stretch:
- a CDS encoding AAA family ATPase has translation MILLVGGEKGGSGKSCLAQNLAVYIKQKFDANVLMVDCDPQRTTSDWIQARNNDPSLPAINCIQLYGKIRNDLLSLNERFDYVIVDCGGQDNLAMRAAMSVATYVVIPLRPKRRDLKTLPHMEDMLSTCKMVNPKMVATIVLTQCPALPTQVKRILEAKEVVQSFGLRVLNSVTFCRNIYDDSEEKGSSVMEIEPDGKAADEIRAIVDELFTLPPENSYELN, from the coding sequence ATGATATTGCTGGTGGGTGGTGAAAAAGGTGGCAGTGGCAAGAGTTGCCTCGCGCAAAATCTGGCGGTTTACATAAAACAGAAATTTGACGCCAATGTGCTGATGGTCGACTGTGACCCACAACGTACCACATCCGATTGGATCCAAGCCCGAAACAACGACCCTAGCCTCCCTGCCATTAACTGTATTCAACTCTACGGTAAAATTCGTAACGATTTGCTCAGTCTCAATGAGCGTTTCGACTATGTGATTGTCGACTGTGGTGGCCAAGATAACCTTGCTATGCGTGCCGCGATGTCGGTAGCCACTTACGTGGTGATCCCCCTAAGACCTAAGCGTCGCGATCTAAAAACCTTGCCCCATATGGAAGACATGCTCAGCACCTGTAAGATGGTTAACCCCAAAATGGTGGCCACCATAGTTCTCACCCAATGTCCCGCACTGCCCACACAGGTCAAACGGATCCTTGAGGCGAAAGAAGTGGTCCAATCCTTTGGCCTACGCGTGCTCAACTCGGTCACGTTCTGCCGCAATATTTACGATGACAGTGAGGAAAAAGGATCGTCCGTGATGGAAATTGAGCCCGATGGAAAAGCGGCCGACGAAATCCGCGCAATTGTGGATGAGCTGTTCACCTTACCTCCAGAAAATAGTTATGAGCTTAACTGA
- a CDS encoding sensor histidine kinase, whose translation MSLILLLTQQMSLYLVIVYLVSKTPLFKLFAETSPRLPHKIFIYLIFSSFCIMATYFGEQTSGAIANTRAMGAVLGGLLGGPVTGFLVGITGGLHRYSMGGFTDLACAISTTLEGLSAGMISFYLRRAGKSELIYNPLLVCLVTFYAEMMQMSIILLIARPFDDAWELVRQIAPPMLLVNSIGAALFMSMIRDQKTMFDKLSSSFSTKALKIAERSVGLLSKGFNEESSGKVAQIVIQETNVGAVAITDREKLLAFIGIGADHHIPGTPISSKITLEAINQNKVMFADGVEMPYSCSISSQCKLGSSLVIPLRSDTEVIGTIKLYEPKNKLFLNINRTLGEGIARLLSNQILYGRFEQQQNLLTQAELKLLQAQVNPHFLFNALNTISAIIKRDPDMSKQLLQQLSQFLRINLKRTTGLVTLGDELDHIASYLTIEKARFIDKLQVNIAIPESLYHCKVPAFTLQPIIENAVKHGTSHMIEQGQIKVTGRMDEQVLVLEVTDNAGLYQPIIGSEGLGMNLVHKRIQNLFGEQYGIQVECEPDEYTKVTIRLPIELTETST comes from the coding sequence ATGTCCTTGATCTTGCTCCTGACTCAACAGATGTCACTCTACTTAGTGATAGTGTATTTGGTCAGTAAAACGCCACTCTTTAAACTGTTCGCCGAAACCTCGCCCCGCCTACCGCACAAAATTTTTATTTACCTCATCTTTTCAAGCTTTTGCATCATGGCGACTTATTTTGGCGAGCAAACCTCGGGCGCCATTGCCAATACTCGCGCGATGGGCGCCGTATTAGGTGGCTTACTCGGCGGTCCTGTCACGGGATTTTTAGTCGGTATCACGGGAGGTTTGCACCGCTACAGTATGGGTGGTTTTACCGATTTAGCCTGCGCCATTTCCACTACCCTCGAAGGCCTGTCAGCGGGCATGATCAGTTTTTACCTGCGCCGCGCGGGCAAGAGCGAGCTTATCTACAATCCACTGTTAGTTTGCCTAGTGACCTTTTACGCCGAAATGATGCAGATGAGCATTATTCTACTTATCGCCCGCCCATTTGATGATGCCTGGGAATTAGTTCGACAGATTGCACCGCCGATGCTCTTAGTTAATTCCATCGGTGCGGCGCTGTTTATGAGCATGATCCGTGACCAAAAAACCATGTTCGATAAGCTTTCCTCCAGCTTCTCGACCAAGGCGCTCAAGATCGCCGAGCGTAGCGTGGGCTTACTCTCCAAGGGCTTTAACGAAGAGAGCAGCGGTAAGGTCGCGCAAATTGTGATCCAAGAGACCAACGTCGGTGCTGTGGCCATTACCGACCGCGAAAAACTCTTGGCTTTTATCGGCATAGGCGCCGACCATCATATTCCCGGCACACCGATTTCCTCAAAAATAACCCTTGAGGCCATTAACCAAAATAAGGTGATGTTCGCCGATGGAGTGGAGATGCCCTATTCCTGCTCGATTTCAAGTCAGTGTAAACTCGGTTCGAGCCTGGTGATCCCACTTCGCAGCGACACCGAAGTCATTGGCACCATCAAGTTATATGAGCCCAAAAATAAACTGTTCTTGAACATAAACCGCACCTTAGGCGAAGGGATAGCGCGGCTATTGTCGAACCAGATCCTCTATGGACGCTTTGAACAGCAGCAAAATCTCCTGACCCAAGCCGAGCTCAAATTGCTGCAAGCCCAAGTAAATCCCCATTTTTTATTCAATGCACTCAATACCATCAGTGCGATTATTAAGCGCGATCCCGATATGTCCAAGCAACTGCTACAGCAGTTATCGCAGTTTTTGCGGATTAATTTAAAGCGTACCACTGGTTTAGTAACGCTCGGGGATGAGCTCGATCACATCGCCTCCTATCTTACCATTGAGAAAGCGAGATTTATTGATAAATTACAGGTCAATATCGCTATCCCTGAGTCACTCTATCACTGCAAAGTGCCTGCATTTACCCTGCAGCCGATTATTGAAAATGCCGTCAAACACGGCACCTCCCATATGATTGAACAAGGGCAAATCAAGGTGACAGGCCGGATGGATGAACAGGTATTGGTCTTAGAAGTCACTGATAATGCGGGGCTTTACCAACCGATTATTGGTTCTGAAGGGCTAGGCATGAACTTAGTCCATAAACGGATCCAAAACCTGTTTGGCGAGCAGTACGGCATTCAGGTGGAATGCGAGCCGGATGAGTACACCAAAGTCACCATCCGCTTACCCATAGAACTGACGGAAACCAGCACGTGA
- a CDS encoding replication protein RepA, whose protein sequence is MSLTDLKRKKPKQVIKSVSVDDFIEDANNYALGKASILSIPTPEPKGLDKKSAKIYRHATFTLTETSISQLDGLAKETKIAKSRLLRILIDEFSRKTADEQLKVVNKSKKDEG, encoded by the coding sequence ATGAGCTTAACTGATCTTAAACGTAAGAAACCCAAACAAGTCATCAAGTCGGTTTCTGTTGATGATTTTATTGAAGATGCCAATAACTATGCTCTTGGTAAGGCGAGTATTCTTAGCATCCCCACTCCCGAGCCAAAGGGATTAGATAAAAAGTCCGCCAAGATCTACCGTCACGCGACTTTTACCCTAACCGAAACCAGTATTTCCCAGCTCGATGGCCTGGCAAAAGAAACCAAGATCGCCAAATCGCGTCTGCTGCGTATTTTGATTGATGAATTCAGCCGAAAAACCGCCGATGAACAGCTTAAAGTAGTCAATAAAAGTAAGAAAGATGAAGGCTAA
- a CDS encoding PilZ domain-containing protein, which translates to MGDHPTGFEEKRGSLRVDMEAERVVLHWTDNHGIEHTDQGVCIDLARRGILFDYKKPFTLGDLVSVTFNPDTDHENSVKGQVCRCSKRHDQSYHVAMQLL; encoded by the coding sequence ATGGGTGACCATCCAACAGGATTTGAAGAAAAACGTGGGTCGCTTCGCGTCGATATGGAAGCCGAGCGTGTAGTTTTACATTGGACTGACAATCACGGTATAGAGCATACCGACCAAGGTGTGTGCATCGATTTAGCCCGCCGAGGCATTCTGTTTGATTACAAAAAACCCTTCACATTGGGTGATTTAGTTAGCGTGACCTTTAATCCAGACACAGATCATGAGAATAGTGTTAAAGGCCAAGTCTGCCGCTGCTCTAAACGTCATGATCAAAGTTATCATGTCGCCATGCAATTGCTTTAA
- a CDS encoding NnrS family protein, whose amino-acid sequence MLNIDEPAHLQPKVALFRLGFRPFFLFASLFSLLSLGIWGGLLSGKSLLPSTLNPLWWHGHEMIFGFVCAVVAGFLLTAVQNWTGRPGVKGLPLAGLFLVWLLPRLLFILPFNIPFVVIMAIDLLFLPLTAVLLAISVIEVRQWRNFVFIPILSLLTLFNGVSYYGLMTNQLNWMNNGLYGAVILVAVIVALLGGRVIPFFTERATQWQKQAPILAIEFVSFASLFALVLSLFFTETLLTRLLAGVAGVVLLFRWSRWGWRASWPVPLLWSLHLSYLCIPIGLGLIAAGLPLSVGMHAITVGGLGGMILAMMSRVSLGHTGRTLTPPRPMALAFALILCATVLRVLAGLLSAWFIELMLAAIALWIIAFGCFCYCYGPMLCRVRADGRPG is encoded by the coding sequence ATGCTGAATATTGATGAACCCGCACACTTACAACCTAAAGTGGCTTTGTTCCGCTTAGGTTTTAGACCCTTTTTCCTGTTTGCAAGCCTGTTTAGTCTCTTAAGTTTAGGCATATGGGGCGGTTTGCTCTCAGGCAAGTCGTTACTGCCAAGTACACTCAATCCACTCTGGTGGCATGGCCATGAGATGATTTTCGGCTTTGTCTGCGCAGTGGTTGCAGGCTTTTTACTGACGGCAGTTCAAAACTGGACGGGGCGTCCCGGCGTTAAAGGCTTGCCTTTAGCAGGGCTATTTTTAGTCTGGCTACTGCCTCGGTTGCTGTTCATATTGCCCTTCAACATTCCGTTTGTTGTCATTATGGCCATCGATCTGCTGTTTTTACCCTTAACTGCGGTCTTGTTAGCCATTTCGGTGATAGAGGTTCGCCAGTGGCGCAACTTTGTGTTTATTCCCATTCTGAGTTTACTCACCCTCTTCAACGGCGTGAGTTATTACGGCTTAATGACGAATCAATTGAATTGGATGAATAACGGACTCTATGGCGCTGTGATATTAGTCGCCGTGATAGTGGCGCTGCTCGGTGGACGGGTGATCCCATTTTTCACTGAGCGCGCAACCCAATGGCAAAAGCAAGCCCCGATCCTAGCCATTGAGTTTGTCAGTTTTGCGAGCCTCTTTGCCCTCGTGCTAAGCCTATTTTTCACTGAAACCCTATTAACTCGCCTTCTGGCGGGCGTCGCAGGCGTAGTCCTGTTATTTCGCTGGTCACGTTGGGGATGGCGCGCGAGTTGGCCCGTTCCACTATTATGGTCGCTGCATTTAAGTTACTTATGCATCCCCATCGGCTTAGGGCTGATTGCAGCCGGATTACCACTTTCCGTTGGCATGCATGCAATTACTGTTGGGGGATTAGGCGGAATGATCCTCGCCATGATGTCACGGGTCTCACTCGGACATACTGGCCGCACGCTAACACCACCGCGCCCCATGGCACTGGCTTTTGCCTTGATCCTCTGCGCCACAGTGCTGCGCGTCCTCGCGGGCTTGTTAAGTGCCTGGTTTATCGAACTCATGCTCGCCGCCATTGCACTGTGGATCATAGCCTTTGGTTGTTTCTGCTACTGCTATGGGCCAATGCTTTGTCGCGTAAGGGCCGATGGACGCCCAGGCTAA
- a CDS encoding YecH family metal-binding protein, whose translation MSDSVHGHDVMALMVAQENPLLKPEFIALMAQTFGDNARYHTCSADNLKAEELISLLIRKGKMLESAQGLTLVAGRQCNHSHH comes from the coding sequence ATGTCCGATTCTGTTCACGGTCATGACGTTATGGCGCTGATGGTAGCGCAAGAAAATCCGCTTTTAAAGCCTGAGTTTATCGCCTTAATGGCACAAACCTTTGGTGACAATGCGCGTTATCATACCTGCAGCGCCGATAATCTAAAGGCAGAAGAGCTAATCAGTTTATTGATCCGCAAGGGGAAAATGCTGGAGTCTGCGCAAGGGCTCACACTGGTCGCAGGTCGGCAGTGTAATCATTCACACCACTAA
- the btsR gene encoding two-component system response regulator BtsR codes for MITCLIVDDELFAREELADLLGQEADIEIIGQCSNAIEALQTIAKEKPQLIFLDIQMPRISGMELIAMLDPDTLPKIVFVTAFDEFAIKAFDNHAFDYLLKPIDAERLSQTLKRVRKDLTPQAVNMIAPSTLEHLPCYSGSKLKVIPIQDVEYVFSDLSGIHVACTKGKVHTQLTLKVLEEKTPLVRCHRQYLISPKAIAEIELLDTGAEVTTLLGDKVPVSRRYLKSLKQLFGFQ; via the coding sequence GTGATCACTTGTTTAATTGTCGACGATGAATTGTTTGCCCGCGAGGAACTGGCCGATCTGCTCGGTCAGGAAGCCGATATTGAAATTATTGGCCAATGCTCCAATGCGATTGAAGCGCTGCAAACCATTGCCAAAGAAAAACCTCAATTGATTTTTCTCGACATCCAAATGCCGCGGATTTCCGGCATGGAGCTCATTGCCATGCTCGACCCCGACACTTTGCCGAAAATCGTGTTCGTGACCGCGTTCGATGAGTTTGCAATCAAAGCCTTTGATAATCATGCCTTTGATTATCTACTCAAACCCATAGATGCCGAGCGCCTGAGCCAAACCTTGAAACGAGTGCGTAAGGATCTGACGCCACAAGCCGTGAATATGATCGCGCCATCCACGCTGGAGCATTTGCCCTGTTACAGCGGCAGTAAGTTAAAAGTCATCCCCATTCAAGATGTTGAATATGTGTTTAGCGATTTAAGCGGTATTCATGTCGCCTGTACCAAAGGCAAGGTCCACACCCAGCTCACCCTGAAGGTGTTAGAGGAAAAAACGCCGCTGGTGCGTTGTCATCGCCAATATCTGATTTCGCCCAAAGCCATTGCCGAGATAGAACTGCTCGATACTGGCGCCGAAGTCACCACCCTACTTGGCGACAAAGTGCCCGTATCCCGCCGCTATCTCAAAAGCCTTAAGCAATTGTTTGGCTTCCAATAG
- a CDS encoding carbon starvation protein A yields the protein MMWFLLCVGLLIGGYFIYGTFVEKVFGINEKRQTPAFSQTDGVDYVPMSKGKVYLIQLLNIAGVGPIFGPILGALYGPAAMLWIVIGCIFAGAVHDYFSGMLSVRNGGQSVPNLAGKYLGKSAKHFMNVFAIILLLLVGVVFISAPAGLLGKLTGWDVSIFVAIIFVYYLIATVVPVDKIIGRLYPFFGALLFFMSFGLAFAIILSSEHTLLPNVQAGDFFQNLNPKDMPLWPALFITIACGAISGFHATQSPLMARCVENEKNGRFVFFGAMIGEGIIALLWCAIALSYFHGVEGLSTSMAGNPANVVYEASTGLLGAVGGFMAILGVIILPITSGDTAFRSARLILAEFFKMPQVALPKRLALAIPLFVIGGLLTQVDFGVIWRYFGVANQATAVLMLWTASAYLLRHNKLHWITTIPAMFMTTVVITFLLNSATLGAGLPMTLSTIAGTISTLVITGLLIVKTKGKGEVDSDSELPDEA from the coding sequence ATGATGTGGTTCCTACTCTGTGTCGGTCTATTGATCGGCGGTTACTTTATCTACGGTACCTTTGTTGAAAAGGTATTTGGTATCAACGAAAAACGTCAAACACCGGCTTTTAGCCAAACTGACGGCGTAGACTATGTGCCTATGTCGAAAGGTAAAGTGTACTTAATCCAACTATTGAATATCGCGGGTGTGGGTCCAATCTTCGGCCCAATCCTAGGTGCGCTTTACGGGCCAGCGGCCATGCTGTGGATTGTGATCGGTTGTATTTTTGCCGGTGCAGTGCACGATTACTTTTCGGGTATGCTGTCGGTCCGTAACGGTGGCCAATCTGTGCCAAACCTTGCGGGTAAATACTTAGGTAAGAGCGCCAAACACTTTATGAACGTGTTTGCCATCATACTGCTGTTACTTGTGGGCGTGGTGTTTATCTCTGCACCAGCGGGCCTATTAGGCAAGTTGACTGGTTGGGATGTCAGCATTTTCGTTGCGATTATCTTCGTTTACTACCTGATTGCTACTGTGGTACCTGTCGATAAAATTATCGGCCGCCTGTATCCCTTCTTTGGCGCACTGCTGTTCTTCATGTCCTTTGGTTTAGCCTTTGCGATCATATTATCGAGCGAACATACACTGCTGCCCAATGTGCAAGCGGGTGACTTCTTCCAAAACTTAAACCCTAAAGACATGCCACTGTGGCCTGCACTGTTTATCACCATTGCTTGTGGTGCGATTTCAGGCTTCCACGCTACACAATCGCCGCTGATGGCACGTTGTGTTGAAAACGAAAAGAACGGCCGTTTCGTGTTCTTTGGCGCCATGATCGGTGAAGGTATCATCGCCCTACTCTGGTGTGCGATTGCACTGTCTTACTTCCACGGTGTTGAAGGTTTAAGCACTAGCATGGCGGGCAACCCTGCAAACGTAGTATACGAAGCCTCTACTGGTCTATTAGGTGCTGTCGGTGGCTTTATGGCAATCCTTGGGGTAATTATTCTGCCAATTACTTCAGGCGACACCGCTTTCCGCTCTGCCCGTTTGATCTTGGCTGAGTTCTTTAAAATGCCACAGGTTGCGTTACCAAAACGTTTAGCCCTAGCTATCCCATTATTCGTGATTGGTGGTTTACTGACTCAAGTCGACTTCGGCGTGATCTGGCGCTATTTCGGTGTGGCTAACCAAGCAACCGCAGTATTGATGCTCTGGACAGCCTCTGCTTACCTACTGCGTCACAATAAACTGCACTGGATCACCACTATTCCAGCGATGTTTATGACTACTGTGGTTATTACCTTCCTGCTCAACTCGGCAACCTTAGGCGCGGGCTTACCTATGACCCTGTCGACCATTGCAGGTACCATTTCAACCTTAGTGATCACAGGCTTACTGATTGTGAAAACCAAAGGTAAAGGCGAAGTCGATAGCGACAGCGAATTACCCGATGAAGCCTAA
- a CDS encoding phosphate-starvation-inducible PsiE family protein, whose amino-acid sequence MPFYRQYGAKGLKAVEHLVLIIIAIATVVAIGQEIVHVFNVGAVALADLLLLFIYLEVLAMVANYAESGKLPVRMPLYIAIVALARYLILDMKSMDDWRIAAISLSTLILAATVIVIRWGQLKMPYPKNQEYDN is encoded by the coding sequence ATGCCATTTTATCGTCAATACGGTGCTAAGGGCTTAAAAGCCGTTGAGCATCTAGTATTAATCATCATTGCGATTGCGACCGTTGTCGCCATCGGCCAAGAAATTGTCCATGTCTTTAATGTCGGCGCCGTAGCGCTTGCCGATCTGCTGTTATTGTTTATTTACCTAGAAGTGCTCGCCATGGTGGCCAACTACGCCGAATCGGGCAAATTACCCGTGCGTATGCCGCTGTACATTGCGATTGTCGCCCTAGCGCGGTATTTAATCTTAGATATGAAGAGCATGGATGACTGGCGAATTGCTGCCATTTCACTCTCTACGTTGATCTTAGCGGCTACGGTTATCGTTATCCGTTGGGGCCAATTAAAAATGCCTTACCCTAAAAATCAAGAATACGATAATTAA